Proteins from a single region of Eublepharis macularius isolate TG4126 chromosome 9, MPM_Emac_v1.0, whole genome shotgun sequence:
- the GGA1 gene encoding ADP-ribosylation factor-binding protein GGA1 isoform X1: MEPEMEAETLESRINKATNPLNKDLEWDSINAFCDQLNKELEGPPLATRLLAHKIQSPQEWEAIQALTVLEACMKNCGKRFHNEVGKFRFLNELIKVVSPKYLGSRTSEKVKSKILELMYSWMLGLPHEVKITEAYKMLKKQGIVKCDPKLPDDAPFPLPPPRPKNVIFDDEEKSKMLARLLKSSHPEDLRAANKLIKEMVQEDQKRMEKISKRVNAIEEVNNNVKLLTEMVTNYSKGETTESSEDLMKELYQRCERMRPMLFRLASDTEDNDEALAEILQANDNLTQVINLYKQIVKGEEINGETVGGSLRGSTSALLDLSGLDMPTAAPSYPAIPTFSGGSIAPVPEQSSSASLLDDELMSLGLNDPAPPSAQGMDNGGWNSFQVGESSVGEKGEEWSLSQTRAREESSLQSSGSPEFGTPSLPTGKADAGPPAPTPPTTTSGLDDLDLLGKTLLQQSLPPESQQVRWEKQPPPRLTLRDLQNKSGSCPSVAPNSTPPLFPSLSSNLPGALPLPSEQPAPAVVPRAPPTPSEAALPTAGLPASKLPLEISLTNVTVPLESIKPSNILPVTVYDQHGFRVLFHFAKDSLPDRPDVLVVVISMLSTAPLPIRNIVFQSAVPKVMKVKLQPPSGTELPAFNPIVPPTAITQVLLLANPQKEKVRLRYKLTFTMADQTYNAMGDVDQFPPPESWGNF; encoded by the exons ATGGAGCCCGAGATGGAGGCGGAGACGCTGGAGTCGCGGATTA ACAAGGCGACAAATCCTCTGAACAAGGACCTCGAATGGGACAGCATCAATGCTTTCTGTGATCAGCTCAATAAGGAGCTGGAAGG GCCACCACTTGCTACTCGGCTTCTAGCCCACAAGATCCAGTCTCCACAAGAATGGGAAGCCATTCAGGCTCTCACG GTGTTGGAGGCTTGTATGAAAAACTGTGGCAAGCGCTTCCACAATGAGGTGGGAAAGTTCCGCTTCCTTAACGAGCTCATCAAGGTGGTGTCACCTAAG TATCTAGGAAGCAGGACATCAGAGAAAGTGAAATCTAAGATCCTGGAGCTGATGTATAGCTGGATGTTGGGGCTGCCACATGAAGTAAAGATTACGGAAGCCTATAAGATGCTGAAGAAACAAG GGATTGTGAAGTGTGATCCCAAACTGCCAGACGATGCACCCTTTCCACTGCCTCCCCCTAGGCCAAAGAATGTTATCTTTGATGATGAAGAGAAGTCCAAG ATGCTGGCTCGCTTGCTCAAAAGCTCCCACCCTGAGGACCTCAGAGCTGCAAACAAGCTAATCAAAGAGATGGTTCAAGAG GACCAAAAACGAATGGAGAAGATCTCCAAGAGGGTGAATGCCATTGAGGAGGTGAACAACAATGTGAAGCTGTTGACAGAGATGGTGACCAACTATAGCAAGGGGGAGACAACAGAGAGCAGTGAGGACCTTATGAAG GAGCTGTACCAGCGTTGTGAACGCATGAGACCCATGCTTTTCCGGCTTGCCAGTGACACAGAGGACAATGATGAGGCTCTAG CGGAAATTTTGCAAGCCAATGACAACCTCACACAAGTGATCAACCTATACAAGCAGATTGTGAAAGGAGAGGAGATAAATGGCGAGACTGTGGGTGGTTCCCTTCGAG GCAGCACTTCCGCTCTTTTGGACCTCTCAGGATTGGACATGCCAACTGCTGCTCCCTCCTATCCAGCCATACCAACTTTCTCAGGTGGCTCCATAGCTCCTGTGCCAGAGCAATCCAGCTCTGCGTCTTTGCTGGATGATGAGCTCATGTCCTTAG GGCTTAATGATCCAGCACCTCCCTCAGCCCAGGGTATGGATAATGGTGGTTGGAACAGTTTCCAG GTTGGTGAATCTTCTGttggggaaaagggggaggagtggaGCCTCAGTCAGACCAGAGCCAGAGAAGAATCTTCGTTGCAG TCATCCGGCAGCCCTGAATTTGGCACTCCTTCCCTCCCCACGGGGAAAGCTGATGCTGGACCACCTGCTCCAACACCTCCCACTACCACCAGTGGCCTGGATGACCTGGACTTGCTGGGCAAGACTCTGTTGCAGCAGTCTCTACCACCAGAGTCTCAGCAAGTCAGATG ggagaagcagccaccgcCTCGGTTAACATTGCGTGACCTCCAAAACAAGAGTGGCTCCTGCCCGTCTGTGGCCCCCAACAGCACCCCACCCCTCTTCCCAAGTCTCTCCTCAAACCTTCCTGGAGCCCTGCCCCTACCCTCCGAGCAGCCAGCACCCGCTGTGGTCCCTCGAGCACCCCCTACACCTTCTGAAGCTGCACTTCCCACAGCAGGCCTTCCTGCTTCAAAACTCCCCCTGGAAATCTCACTGACAAATGTCACTGTGCCTCTGGAATCCATCAAACCAA GCAATATCCTTCCGGTGACAGTATACGATCAACATGGGTTCCGTGTCCTCTTCCACTTTGCCAAGGACTCTTTGCCTGACCGGCCTGATGTGCTGGTGGTGGTCATCTCCATGCTCAGTACAGCCCCTTTGCCCATTAGGAACATCGTCTTTCAGTCTGCTGTCCCAAAG GTGATGAAGGTGAAACTGCAGCCTCCCTCTGGAACGGAGCTCCCAGCTTTCAACCCCATTGTGCCCCCCACGGCAATCACCCAGGTCCTCCTGCTCGCAAACCCACAGAAG gAGAAAGTGAGACTACGATACAAGCTGACCTTCACCATGGCAGATCAGACCTAC
- the GGA1 gene encoding ADP-ribosylation factor-binding protein GGA1 isoform X2, with the protein MEPEMEAETLESRINKATNPLNKDLEWDSINAFCDQLNKELEGPPLATRLLAHKIQSPQEWEAIQALTVLEACMKNCGKRFHNEVGKFRFLNELIKVVSPKYLGSRTSEKVKSKILELMYSWMLGLPHEVKITEAYKMLKKQGIVKCDPKLPDDAPFPLPPPRPKNVIFDDEEKSKMLARLLKSSHPEDLRAANKLIKEMVQEDQKRMEKISKRVNAIEEVNNNVKLLTEMVTNYSKGETTESSEDLMKELYQRCERMRPMLFRLASDTEDNDEALAEILQANDNLTQVINLYKQIVKGEEINGETVGGSLRGSTSALLDLSGLDMPTAAPSYPAIPTFSGGSIAPVPEQSSSASLLDDELMSLGLNDPAPPSAQGMDNGGWNSFQSSGSPEFGTPSLPTGKADAGPPAPTPPTTTSGLDDLDLLGKTLLQQSLPPESQQVRWEKQPPPRLTLRDLQNKSGSCPSVAPNSTPPLFPSLSSNLPGALPLPSEQPAPAVVPRAPPTPSEAALPTAGLPASKLPLEISLTNVTVPLESIKPSNILPVTVYDQHGFRVLFHFAKDSLPDRPDVLVVVISMLSTAPLPIRNIVFQSAVPKVMKVKLQPPSGTELPAFNPIVPPTAITQVLLLANPQKEKVRLRYKLTFTMADQTYNAMGDVDQFPPPESWGNF; encoded by the exons ATGGAGCCCGAGATGGAGGCGGAGACGCTGGAGTCGCGGATTA ACAAGGCGACAAATCCTCTGAACAAGGACCTCGAATGGGACAGCATCAATGCTTTCTGTGATCAGCTCAATAAGGAGCTGGAAGG GCCACCACTTGCTACTCGGCTTCTAGCCCACAAGATCCAGTCTCCACAAGAATGGGAAGCCATTCAGGCTCTCACG GTGTTGGAGGCTTGTATGAAAAACTGTGGCAAGCGCTTCCACAATGAGGTGGGAAAGTTCCGCTTCCTTAACGAGCTCATCAAGGTGGTGTCACCTAAG TATCTAGGAAGCAGGACATCAGAGAAAGTGAAATCTAAGATCCTGGAGCTGATGTATAGCTGGATGTTGGGGCTGCCACATGAAGTAAAGATTACGGAAGCCTATAAGATGCTGAAGAAACAAG GGATTGTGAAGTGTGATCCCAAACTGCCAGACGATGCACCCTTTCCACTGCCTCCCCCTAGGCCAAAGAATGTTATCTTTGATGATGAAGAGAAGTCCAAG ATGCTGGCTCGCTTGCTCAAAAGCTCCCACCCTGAGGACCTCAGAGCTGCAAACAAGCTAATCAAAGAGATGGTTCAAGAG GACCAAAAACGAATGGAGAAGATCTCCAAGAGGGTGAATGCCATTGAGGAGGTGAACAACAATGTGAAGCTGTTGACAGAGATGGTGACCAACTATAGCAAGGGGGAGACAACAGAGAGCAGTGAGGACCTTATGAAG GAGCTGTACCAGCGTTGTGAACGCATGAGACCCATGCTTTTCCGGCTTGCCAGTGACACAGAGGACAATGATGAGGCTCTAG CGGAAATTTTGCAAGCCAATGACAACCTCACACAAGTGATCAACCTATACAAGCAGATTGTGAAAGGAGAGGAGATAAATGGCGAGACTGTGGGTGGTTCCCTTCGAG GCAGCACTTCCGCTCTTTTGGACCTCTCAGGATTGGACATGCCAACTGCTGCTCCCTCCTATCCAGCCATACCAACTTTCTCAGGTGGCTCCATAGCTCCTGTGCCAGAGCAATCCAGCTCTGCGTCTTTGCTGGATGATGAGCTCATGTCCTTAG GGCTTAATGATCCAGCACCTCCCTCAGCCCAGGGTATGGATAATGGTGGTTGGAACAGTTTCCAG TCATCCGGCAGCCCTGAATTTGGCACTCCTTCCCTCCCCACGGGGAAAGCTGATGCTGGACCACCTGCTCCAACACCTCCCACTACCACCAGTGGCCTGGATGACCTGGACTTGCTGGGCAAGACTCTGTTGCAGCAGTCTCTACCACCAGAGTCTCAGCAAGTCAGATG ggagaagcagccaccgcCTCGGTTAACATTGCGTGACCTCCAAAACAAGAGTGGCTCCTGCCCGTCTGTGGCCCCCAACAGCACCCCACCCCTCTTCCCAAGTCTCTCCTCAAACCTTCCTGGAGCCCTGCCCCTACCCTCCGAGCAGCCAGCACCCGCTGTGGTCCCTCGAGCACCCCCTACACCTTCTGAAGCTGCACTTCCCACAGCAGGCCTTCCTGCTTCAAAACTCCCCCTGGAAATCTCACTGACAAATGTCACTGTGCCTCTGGAATCCATCAAACCAA GCAATATCCTTCCGGTGACAGTATACGATCAACATGGGTTCCGTGTCCTCTTCCACTTTGCCAAGGACTCTTTGCCTGACCGGCCTGATGTGCTGGTGGTGGTCATCTCCATGCTCAGTACAGCCCCTTTGCCCATTAGGAACATCGTCTTTCAGTCTGCTGTCCCAAAG GTGATGAAGGTGAAACTGCAGCCTCCCTCTGGAACGGAGCTCCCAGCTTTCAACCCCATTGTGCCCCCCACGGCAATCACCCAGGTCCTCCTGCTCGCAAACCCACAGAAG gAGAAAGTGAGACTACGATACAAGCTGACCTTCACCATGGCAGATCAGACCTAC